In Methylomonas sp. ZR1, one DNA window encodes the following:
- the rplS gene encoding 50S ribosomal protein L19 gives MSKIIEELEAEQLKKDVPEFGPGDTVVVQVRVTEGTRERLQAFEGIVIAKRNRGLNSAFTVRKISHGVGVERVFQTHSPSVGSIEVKRRGDVRRAKLYYLRDLAGKAARIKEKLS, from the coding sequence ATGAGTAAAATTATTGAAGAATTGGAAGCTGAACAGCTGAAAAAAGATGTACCGGAATTCGGACCTGGCGACACTGTCGTGGTGCAAGTTAGAGTAACTGAAGGCACGCGGGAAAGGTTACAGGCTTTTGAAGGCATTGTGATTGCAAAACGTAATCGCGGTTTGAATTCAGCATTTACTGTCAGAAAAATTTCGCATGGCGTGGGTGTTGAGCGGGTTTTCCAAACTCACAGTCCATCAGTTGGCAGTATCGAAGTAAAACGTCGCGGTGACGTTCGTCGCGCTAAACTTTATTATCTGCGCGATTTGGCTGGTAAAGCCGCACGTATCAAAGAGAAACTTTCTTAA
- the trmD gene encoding tRNA (guanosine(37)-N1)-methyltransferase TrmD: MRFDVISLFPEMVSDAASYGVTGRAIERGLVGLSVWNPRDYTLDKHRTVDDRPYGGGPGMVMKCQPLLDAVDAAKQHNVLVNRKVICLSPQGRLLSQELLLDASRYDQLILVSGRYEGIDERFIQHACDEEWSLGDYVISGGELAALIVIDAVTRLIPGVLGDDESAKQDSHFDGLLDCPHYTRPEHSDIGDVPDVLLGGNHADIKRWRMKQALGRTWSRRPDMLEKVTLSAEQDALLKEFRTEVV, encoded by the coding sequence ATGCGTTTTGATGTTATCAGTCTCTTCCCTGAGATGGTATCCGATGCCGCTAGTTACGGAGTAACCGGCAGGGCGATTGAACGAGGCTTGGTCGGTTTGTCGGTTTGGAATCCCCGCGATTACACGCTCGATAAACACCGGACCGTCGATGATAGACCTTATGGTGGCGGGCCGGGCATGGTGATGAAATGCCAACCTTTGCTCGACGCAGTGGATGCAGCCAAACAGCATAATGTCTTGGTTAACCGCAAAGTAATTTGCTTGAGTCCGCAGGGTCGTTTGCTTAGTCAAGAGTTGTTGCTGGATGCGAGTCGCTACGATCAATTGATCCTCGTATCCGGTCGTTATGAAGGTATAGACGAGCGTTTTATCCAGCATGCTTGCGACGAAGAATGGTCGCTGGGCGATTATGTCATCAGCGGTGGCGAGCTGGCAGCCTTGATAGTAATCGACGCGGTTACCAGGTTAATTCCTGGCGTACTTGGTGACGATGAATCTGCTAAACAAGATTCGCATTTTGATGGACTGTTGGATTGCCCGCATTACACGCGACCCGAGCATAGCGATATTGGCGACGTCCCTGATGTGTTGCTCGGCGGAAATCACGCCGACATCAAGCGGTGGAGGATGAAACAAGCGTTGGGGCGGACTTGGTCGAGGCGGCCGGATATGCTTGAAAAAGTAACGTTAAGCGCAGAGCAGGATGCTTTGTTGAAAGAATTTAGAACTGAAGTTGTTTAA
- the rimM gene encoding ribosome maturation factor RimM (Essential for efficient processing of 16S rRNA), whose product MNVGQVSGVFGVKGWVKVYSFTDPRENILQYSPWILRKNSHFHEVKLLGGRRQGSLVVAELQDITDRDVAAGLMGADILIRKQQLPKASDGEYYWADLIGLEVRNLEGCQLGKVDHLLETGANDVLVVVDGELERLIPFLQQSTVLKIDLDEGLILVDWDPDF is encoded by the coding sequence TTGAACGTCGGCCAAGTGTCCGGCGTTTTTGGTGTAAAAGGATGGGTAAAAGTCTATTCCTTCACAGATCCCCGTGAAAACATATTGCAGTATTCCCCATGGATTCTGCGAAAAAATAGCCACTTCCACGAAGTTAAATTGCTTGGAGGTCGGCGGCAAGGCAGTTTGGTCGTCGCAGAGTTGCAAGATATTACTGACAGAGATGTCGCAGCAGGGTTGATGGGCGCGGATATTTTGATTCGCAAGCAACAATTACCCAAAGCGAGCGATGGCGAATATTATTGGGCGGATCTGATTGGGTTGGAAGTACGCAATCTAGAGGGTTGCCAATTAGGTAAAGTTGATCATTTGTTGGAAACCGGTGCTAACGATGTTTTGGTCGTAGTTGACGGGGAGTTAGAGCGTCTGATTCCGTTTTTGCAGCAGAGTACTGTTTTAAAAATTGATCTTGACGAAGGCTTGATTCTCGTCGATTGGGATCCGGACTTTTAA
- the rpsP gene encoding 30S ribosomal protein S16 — MVSIRLSRGGAKNRPFYHVVVTDSRSSRDGRYIERVGFFNPLARGGEQRLVLDSERVQYWKANGAQPTDRVARLIKDADKAAA; from the coding sequence ATGGTAAGCATTCGTTTGTCCAGAGGCGGCGCTAAGAATCGTCCTTTCTATCATGTTGTTGTTACCGACAGCAGAAGCAGTCGCGATGGTCGTTACATTGAGCGCGTAGGTTTTTTCAATCCTTTAGCTCGCGGTGGTGAGCAAAGATTGGTATTGGATAGCGAACGAGTCCAATACTGGAAAGCCAATGGAGCGCAACCTACTGATCGCGTCGCTAGATTGATTAAAGACGCCGATAAAGCAGCCGCTTAA
- the ffh gene encoding signal recognition particle protein — protein MFDNLSDRLSGTLKKIKGQGRLTESNIQDTMREVRMALLEADVALPVVTDFIDQVTQRALGQEVQTSLTPGQAMIKVVQSELVKVMGSANEELNLRINPPAIVLMAGLQGAGKTTTVAKLGRHLKEKKKKKVGVVSVDVYRPAAIKQLETLAADVGLKFFESDVSENPVDIVNRAIDAAKRQFLDVVIVDTAGRLHVDDEMMAEIKALHAAIKPIETLFVVDSMTGQDAANTAKAFHDALPLTGVILTKADGDARGGAALSIRHITGKPIKFIGVGEKTDALEPFYPDRLASRILGMGDMLSLIENIEQNVDKKKAEQLAKKLQKGKSFDLNDLKEQLEQMQNMGGLGAMMDKLPGMGGVPKDIKDKVNDKDLAHQIAVINSMTKQERRFPDLIKGGRKQRIADGCGLDLQAVNRVLKQHQMMEKMMKKFSKGNIANMMRGLKSNMRGMRM, from the coding sequence ATGTTTGATAATTTATCTGATCGCCTCAGTGGCACACTAAAAAAAATTAAAGGCCAAGGTCGTCTGACCGAGAGCAATATCCAGGACACCATGCGCGAAGTAAGAATGGCTTTGCTGGAAGCCGATGTTGCTTTGCCGGTGGTGACCGATTTTATCGATCAAGTTACTCAGCGCGCGTTGGGTCAGGAAGTGCAAACCAGTTTGACGCCTGGGCAGGCGATGATCAAAGTGGTGCAGTCCGAACTTGTCAAAGTGATGGGTTCGGCTAACGAAGAGCTGAATTTACGCATTAATCCGCCGGCAATCGTATTGATGGCAGGTCTTCAGGGCGCGGGTAAAACGACTACGGTGGCAAAATTAGGTCGCCATCTAAAAGAAAAGAAAAAGAAAAAGGTAGGCGTGGTGAGTGTTGACGTTTATCGTCCTGCCGCGATTAAGCAATTGGAGACGTTGGCCGCCGATGTTGGATTAAAATTTTTCGAAAGCGATGTCAGCGAAAATCCTGTCGATATTGTCAACAGGGCTATAGATGCAGCAAAGCGCCAATTTTTAGATGTGGTAATTGTCGACACCGCCGGACGTTTGCATGTCGATGACGAGATGATGGCAGAGATCAAAGCTTTGCACGCCGCAATCAAGCCGATTGAGACCTTATTTGTGGTTGATAGTATGACCGGTCAAGATGCTGCAAACACTGCCAAGGCTTTTCATGATGCCTTGCCATTGACCGGTGTCATTCTGACCAAGGCCGACGGCGACGCGCGAGGCGGAGCGGCGCTTTCCATTCGGCATATAACCGGCAAGCCGATTAAGTTTATCGGTGTCGGCGAAAAAACCGATGCCTTAGAGCCTTTCTATCCTGATCGGTTGGCTTCGCGTATTCTCGGTATGGGCGACATGTTGTCGCTGATTGAGAATATCGAGCAAAATGTCGACAAAAAAAAGGCCGAGCAATTAGCCAAAAAGCTGCAAAAAGGCAAAAGCTTCGATTTGAACGATCTGAAGGAGCAGCTTGAACAAATGCAGAATATGGGCGGGCTTGGCGCGATGATGGATAAGCTGCCGGGTATGGGCGGAGTGCCCAAAGATATTAAGGATAAAGTCAACGACAAAGATCTGGCGCATCAGATTGCCGTAATCAACTCAATGACCAAACAAGAGCGGCGTTTTCCCGATCTGATTAAAGGCGGTCGGAAGCAGCGTATCGCCGATGGTTGCGGCTTGGATTTGCAAGCTGTAAATCGTGTGTTGAAGCAGCATCAAATGATGGAAAAGATGATGAAAAAATTCAGCAAAGGGAATATCGCCAACATGATGCGCGGTTTGAAGAGCAATATGCGCGGCATGAGAATGTGA
- the ccsA gene encoding inner membrane protein YpjD produces the protein MYTTPVGLFSILSYAIAATLIVKEIFGAKQHRLSMQLAWLGAGLHCAYTVLNVQNHDGFNFSFFSTASLAGLVICLLLLIASLDKPVAKLGVLIFPVAAAMLALDIHYPATPRLLVNHNWQMSTHILTSILAFSLLNIAALQAILLAVQDQQLRHRHPKRFMLALPPLQAMESLLFQMIATGLLFLTASLVTGFFFVEDLFAQHLVHKTVLSILAWIIFSALLFGRIRYGWRGQSAIQWTLIGFTSLLLAYFGSKLVLELILKKV, from the coding sequence ATGTACACCACACCCGTCGGCCTATTTTCGATATTAAGCTATGCGATTGCCGCAACATTGATCGTTAAAGAAATTTTTGGCGCCAAACAGCACCGGCTATCCATGCAACTGGCTTGGCTTGGCGCAGGCTTGCATTGCGCCTACACCGTCTTAAACGTACAAAACCATGACGGATTCAACTTCAGTTTTTTCAGTACCGCATCGCTGGCAGGCTTGGTTATTTGCCTTCTGCTGTTAATTGCCTCGCTGGACAAACCTGTGGCAAAACTGGGCGTGTTGATTTTTCCAGTCGCTGCAGCCATGCTGGCTTTAGATATTCATTATCCAGCTACGCCACGCCTGCTTGTGAACCACAACTGGCAGATGAGCACTCACATACTGACATCGATATTGGCATTCAGCCTTTTAAATATCGCTGCCTTACAAGCCATTTTATTGGCCGTTCAGGATCAACAATTGCGTCATCGCCACCCCAAACGCTTTATGTTGGCTTTACCACCTTTGCAAGCCATGGAATCACTGTTGTTTCAAATGATTGCAACGGGATTACTGTTTTTGACCGCGTCCTTGGTCACCGGCTTCTTTTTCGTAGAGGATTTATTTGCGCAGCATTTGGTTCATAAAACCGTACTATCGATACTGGCCTGGATAATTTTTTCCGCACTACTGTTCGGCAGGATTCGCTATGGCTGGCGTGGGCAAAGCGCAATTCAGTGGACCCTCATAGGCTTTACTTCATTATTATTAGCCTATTTCGGCAGTAAATTGGTTTTGGAATTGATATTGAAAAAAGTTTGA
- a CDS encoding 6-hydroxymethylpterin diphosphokinase MptE-like protein, protein MDDELDQVRQYDLGPISVNNFGEKYFFNLNRNSFDRVSAGVLFDAKFGKDLFAEDTLNVVIGTDSGLLPKYLQSKFLPKGTRYLFIEPEGVLQALKQNQLLDGLDEKILCVGLEQWPEAIKNFKINDYLYINAVRSYNAICAQDDYIEEYAELSWHITEVLSQLHWQISVELGSEAFIARQIINLADNQRPAKVLEKAFVDKTVLILAGGPSLDEVLPWLRSHRNDVVVFAVSRISRQLLQANIEPDFVFSVDPTDLSFDISKEMLEFSSKPIFVYSYHAVPTLVNQWHGLGFYLGPRLPWPSPLNVANIGSAGPTVTNTALSVAYHFGFKRMVLAGVDLCFTREGFTHATGSDEQLAGPRFNLTSLQVETNAGFMAPTSCDFSQAILSLGFQAKQLSGMGCRIFNISGGSAKVENIEYLPISEIEFGGGSINVAEIVAERVSESAEHSKYHKQILDELGRAQFQIKGIARLAENARRINDEMYSADGVIGNYKDKKRLDQIEKKFKREHRHYSKLVKSFGIRSFIKLTKAFNDEAWSAEEAKQLGNVFYDAYREGAAKLMCLLDDAVERVKARQQEYADVPDFGLIMEQYRKDRSFGRVRLWKVTAAEVPVDVRAQFSDFEKRFLDIVHDKHTRHFAKAKSQGNLSSLKQRAGLLFKHKKIEELSDLLICLSKHQDQQAVEPYHHLITGYLAELQHASAQALDAYRQIVDGGGVLVEQALIRIADIGIDSDDAHTANLALQCLSQLNPVYLPLYAEMQRLHGDVMVAIDAYNNYIGQFPSDTLAQIKLANLYTEQGIYDAAIMMLDYILAQKPDLEVALTMKAALVSAGF, encoded by the coding sequence ATGGATGATGAACTTGATCAGGTGAGACAATATGACTTAGGGCCAATAAGCGTAAATAATTTTGGTGAAAAATATTTTTTCAACCTGAATAGAAACAGCTTCGATAGAGTGAGTGCTGGAGTATTGTTTGACGCGAAGTTTGGTAAGGATCTGTTTGCAGAAGATACGCTTAATGTGGTTATCGGCACGGATTCAGGGTTATTGCCAAAATACTTGCAAAGCAAGTTTTTACCAAAGGGTACGCGCTACCTCTTCATTGAGCCGGAAGGTGTTTTGCAGGCTTTAAAACAAAACCAATTGCTTGATGGCTTGGATGAGAAGATTCTGTGTGTTGGTTTGGAGCAATGGCCGGAGGCTATTAAAAATTTCAAAATAAACGACTATTTGTATATCAACGCAGTACGCTCCTACAATGCAATTTGTGCGCAAGACGATTATATAGAGGAGTATGCAGAGCTAAGTTGGCATATCACGGAAGTTCTATCGCAACTGCATTGGCAAATTAGCGTCGAGCTGGGTAGCGAGGCGTTTATTGCTAGACAGATTATTAACCTAGCCGATAACCAACGGCCGGCAAAAGTGCTGGAAAAGGCCTTTGTCGATAAGACGGTATTAATTTTGGCGGGTGGTCCCTCGCTTGATGAGGTTTTACCATGGCTCAGATCGCATCGGAACGACGTTGTGGTTTTTGCGGTTTCCAGAATTTCTCGCCAGTTATTACAAGCCAATATCGAGCCGGATTTTGTGTTTTCGGTGGATCCGACTGATCTGAGCTTTGATATCAGCAAGGAAATGCTTGAGTTCAGCAGCAAGCCGATTTTTGTCTATTCCTACCACGCTGTCCCCACTTTAGTTAACCAATGGCATGGTCTTGGGTTCTATCTTGGTCCGCGACTGCCTTGGCCGTCGCCACTGAATGTAGCGAATATTGGCAGTGCGGGTCCGACCGTGACCAATACTGCGCTGAGTGTGGCGTATCATTTTGGCTTCAAAAGAATGGTGCTCGCCGGCGTAGACTTATGCTTCACCAGGGAAGGCTTCACTCACGCCACCGGTAGCGACGAGCAACTGGCCGGGCCACGCTTTAATTTGACATCGTTGCAAGTAGAGACAAATGCCGGATTTATGGCGCCTACTAGTTGCGACTTTTCACAGGCTATTCTCTCGCTGGGTTTTCAGGCGAAACAGTTGTCTGGCATGGGATGTCGGATTTTCAATATTTCCGGTGGTTCTGCCAAAGTCGAAAATATCGAGTATTTACCCATATCCGAAATTGAATTTGGGGGTGGCTCCATTAATGTGGCTGAAATCGTAGCCGAGCGCGTTAGCGAATCTGCTGAACATAGTAAATATCACAAACAAATTCTTGATGAGTTGGGGCGCGCCCAATTTCAGATCAAAGGAATTGCCCGTCTGGCGGAGAATGCGCGCCGTATCAACGACGAGATGTATAGTGCCGATGGGGTCATTGGAAACTATAAGGATAAAAAAAGACTGGATCAGATCGAGAAGAAGTTTAAGCGAGAACATAGGCATTACAGCAAGTTGGTAAAAAGCTTTGGTATCAGAAGTTTTATAAAGTTGACGAAGGCATTTAACGATGAGGCATGGAGTGCTGAAGAAGCCAAGCAACTTGGCAATGTTTTCTATGACGCCTATCGGGAAGGTGCAGCAAAATTGATGTGTTTGTTGGATGACGCTGTCGAAAGAGTTAAGGCCAGGCAACAGGAATATGCGGATGTGCCGGATTTTGGTTTGATAATGGAGCAATATCGAAAAGACAGAAGTTTTGGGCGCGTAAGATTGTGGAAAGTTACTGCTGCTGAGGTGCCGGTAGATGTTCGGGCTCAATTTTCCGATTTTGAAAAACGCTTCTTAGATATTGTTCATGATAAACATACTCGGCATTTTGCGAAGGCCAAAAGCCAGGGAAATCTTTCAAGTCTAAAGCAAAGGGCGGGCTTGTTATTCAAGCATAAAAAAATCGAAGAATTGAGTGATTTGCTGATTTGTCTGAGTAAGCATCAGGATCAGCAGGCGGTTGAGCCGTATCACCATTTGATTACTGGTTACTTGGCCGAATTGCAACACGCATCGGCCCAGGCGCTGGATGCATATCGACAAATTGTTGACGGTGGTGGTGTGTTGGTAGAGCAGGCTCTGATAAGAATTGCGGATATCGGTATCGATAGCGATGACGCTCATACCGCCAATTTAGCGTTACAGTGTTTGTCGCAATTGAATCCCGTCTACTTACCCTTATATGCGGAAATGCAAAGGCTGCATGGCGATGTGATGGTCGCTATAGACGCCTACAATAATTACATCGGTCAATTCCCCAGCGATACGTTGGCGCAAATAAAATTGGCTAACTTGTATACGGAGCAAGGAATCTATGATGCGGCTATCATGATGCTGGATTATATTTTGGCTCAAAAGCCTGATCTGGAAGTTGCTCTCACCATGAAGGCTGCGTTGGTTTCCGCTGGATTTTAA
- a CDS encoding flagellin translates to MPSSMVINTNIASLNSQKFLTRTNDSLQMSMERLSSGLRVNSAKDDAAGLAIADRMTSQIRGMTVAMRNANDGISMAQTAEAGMGTITETLQRMRDLAIQAANRAAVSGEDRQKLHTEFKQLGAEVKRIIQNTEFNGKKILNGSLKNANFQIGANTAADNQISVTVSDLLAVTSLSALFGNKHSIGSAATSGNVRSAINAIDTAIRRIDTFRSNLGAIQNRFSTTISNLQSSIENQSSARSRIMDADFAAETANLSRSQILQQAGTAMLAQANQVTQGVLQLLK, encoded by the coding sequence ATGCCATCATCAATGGTCATCAATACAAACATCGCGTCATTGAATAGTCAGAAGTTTCTGACGCGGACTAACGATAGCCTGCAAATGTCTATGGAGCGCTTATCATCAGGTCTCAGAGTCAACAGTGCTAAAGACGATGCCGCCGGTTTGGCGATTGCCGACCGGATGACATCGCAAATTCGCGGTATGACTGTTGCTATGCGCAATGCCAACGACGGTATCTCCATGGCGCAAACTGCGGAAGCTGGGATGGGTACAATCACTGAAACGTTGCAAAGGATGAGGGATTTAGCAATTCAGGCGGCCAACAGAGCGGCTGTTAGCGGTGAAGATAGGCAAAAGCTTCATACCGAATTTAAGCAATTGGGTGCAGAGGTTAAAAGGATTATTCAAAACACTGAATTCAACGGCAAAAAAATTCTAAACGGTTCTTTAAAGAATGCGAACTTTCAAATTGGCGCTAACACGGCGGCAGACAATCAAATATCGGTTACCGTATCCGATCTGCTGGCTGTGACAAGTTTAAGCGCGCTTTTTGGAAACAAGCATTCAATTGGATCAGCGGCTACCTCGGGAAATGTGCGCTCAGCAATCAACGCTATTGATACGGCAATCAGAAGAATCGATACATTTCGTTCGAATTTAGGTGCAATTCAAAATCGGTTTTCCACCACTATATCGAATCTGCAATCTTCTATTGAAAATCAAAGCTCTGCACGTTCGCGGATCATGGACGCCGATTTCGCTGCCGAAACTGCGAATTTAAGCCGCAGTCAGATTCTGCAGCAGGCCGGTACGGCAATGTTGGCTCAGGCTAATCAGGTAACCCAAGGCGTATTGCAGCTATTGAAATAA
- the fliS gene encoding flagellar export chaperone FliS: MYVDAHRKGARQYAEVHTSSNFGEESPHRLIQMLMEGFLARINSAKGAITHGDMEAKSIYISKAIGIVGGLNEVLDLEQGGEIAVNLRQLYDYINFRLLQASSENSEDILNEVTVLMKDVKEAWDAIA, translated from the coding sequence ATGTACGTTGATGCTCATAGAAAAGGCGCTAGACAATACGCAGAGGTCCATACCTCCAGCAATTTTGGCGAGGAATCTCCCCATCGGCTGATTCAAATGTTGATGGAAGGGTTCTTGGCTCGAATCAATTCTGCTAAAGGTGCAATTACTCACGGGGATATGGAAGCGAAAAGTATCTATATATCCAAGGCAATTGGCATAGTTGGTGGTCTGAATGAGGTGCTTGACCTAGAGCAGGGTGGCGAAATTGCCGTCAATCTTCGCCAATTGTACGATTACATCAACTTTCGGCTGTTACAGGCAAGCAGTGAAAACAGCGAGGACATATTAAACGAGGTAACTGTATTGATGAAAGACGTCAAAGAAGCCTGGGATGCGATTGCCTGA
- the fliD gene encoding flagellar filament capping protein FliD — MSIVSSTGIGSGIDIGTLVSQLVTAEGQPALNAIQRQQDTTNTRLSGLGTLKSALSDFQTVVSKLKDGNLFKTHKAASADESILKVAAGAGSVAGSYAVEVTQLAKAQKSISGEFANSAATVGTGSLTIATTAGASFNVTVASGNNTLLGIRDAINNASGNTSVTASIVNVDNSTGTGTISKLVLTAKNSGLANAFTVTGTDDDGNNADTSGLSQIFSSNLSAQTTATDAIIKVDGQTATRSTNSITDVIQGLTLDLKSAQVGTKVNVDVSLDNEAVNKTLTSFVTAYNKLHTTSKDLGKYGGGTGGSSSGNGALIGDATLRYVTSQVRQDSANPVSSATGSYNSLAMIGIKIDKDGVMSLDSTQLNTALSASLQSVSDVFSSSDGVATRLYSKLDNVLQSGGPLDSQQTSLKKQLSALDSRKADVQVRLDNLQKTLQKQFTAMDVNVGKFKSTGSFLSNWISKL, encoded by the coding sequence ATGAGCATAGTTTCGTCGACGGGTATTGGTAGCGGTATCGATATTGGCACCCTCGTGTCGCAATTGGTGACAGCTGAAGGTCAGCCGGCACTGAATGCGATACAGCGGCAACAAGACACAACGAATACGCGCTTGAGTGGGTTGGGGACCTTGAAAAGCGCGTTGTCCGATTTCCAGACGGTCGTAAGCAAACTTAAAGATGGGAATCTGTTTAAAACGCATAAAGCCGCGTCTGCCGACGAATCTATCCTAAAAGTCGCGGCGGGTGCAGGATCCGTGGCCGGGTCTTATGCCGTCGAAGTTACCCAGTTGGCGAAGGCGCAAAAATCTATTTCGGGGGAGTTTGCCAACTCGGCTGCCACCGTTGGAACTGGATCTTTGACTATCGCAACCACCGCCGGAGCTTCGTTCAATGTGACGGTTGCTTCGGGCAATAACACGTTGCTGGGAATCAGGGACGCTATCAACAACGCTTCCGGCAATACCTCCGTTACCGCAAGTATCGTTAACGTCGACAACTCGACCGGCACCGGCACGATTTCCAAGTTAGTCCTCACAGCCAAAAATTCAGGACTCGCCAACGCATTTACTGTGACGGGTACCGATGACGATGGTAACAACGCCGATACGTCAGGGTTGTCACAAATTTTTTCTTCTAACTTGAGCGCTCAGACAACGGCTACCGACGCTATTATCAAAGTCGATGGTCAAACCGCGACACGAAGCACCAATTCCATAACCGATGTCATCCAAGGTCTGACCTTAGATTTGAAATCTGCTCAAGTGGGTACCAAAGTAAACGTCGATGTTAGTTTGGACAATGAGGCTGTCAATAAAACGCTGACAAGTTTCGTCACTGCGTACAACAAGTTACATACCACTTCCAAAGATTTGGGCAAATACGGTGGAGGTACTGGCGGTAGTAGTTCCGGAAATGGTGCGTTAATCGGCGATGCTACCCTGCGTTACGTGACTTCTCAAGTCAGGCAGGATTCGGCAAATCCGGTTTCTTCAGCAACGGGCAGCTATAACTCGCTAGCCATGATCGGCATAAAAATAGATAAAGATGGCGTGATGTCATTGGATAGCACGCAGCTTAACACCGCATTGAGTGCCAGTTTACAATCTGTAAGTGACGTGTTTTCGTCGTCTGATGGCGTGGCGACCCGGCTTTATTCAAAATTGGATAACGTATTGCAATCGGGTGGGCCGTTGGATAGTCAGCAAACATCGCTGAAAAAACAATTGTCAGCCTTGGATAGCCGTAAAGCCGACGTGCAGGTTAGGCTGGATAATTTGCAAAAGACTTTGCAAAAACAATTCACAGCCATGGACGTCAATGTAGGTAAATTTAAATCAACCGGTTCTTTTCTAAGTAACTGGATCAGCAAATTGTAA
- a CDS encoding flagellar protein FlaG: MNSEISNVLKLSPVTVAKADKQTDEKSFAGARVDADKRNPGVSALQNDSTVSSSVSNQDQDKQNEVKPSFDSVKKAADKGNSLLQSVNRNLQFKVDDSTKELVVKVVDSETGDVVRQIPSEEMLAFIRRMQELDGQQGSMIQDRA, translated from the coding sequence ATGAACAGTGAGATTTCAAATGTGTTAAAGCTATCTCCCGTGACTGTTGCTAAAGCTGATAAGCAAACGGATGAAAAATCATTTGCGGGAGCCAGGGTCGATGCTGACAAGCGTAACCCTGGTGTTTCCGCGTTGCAAAATGACTCGACTGTATCCTCTTCAGTTTCGAACCAAGATCAGGACAAACAGAATGAAGTTAAGCCTTCTTTCGATTCGGTAAAAAAAGCGGCGGATAAAGGAAATTCGTTGCTCCAATCGGTTAACCGTAATCTCCAATTCAAAGTAGATGATTCAACCAAGGAATTAGTGGTGAAAGTCGTTGATAGTGAAACGGGTGATGTCGTACGGCAAATTCCGTCCGAAGAAATGCTGGCGTTTATCAGAAGAATGCAGGAGTTAGATGGCCAACAAGGCTCTATGATTCAGGATCGTGCTTAG
- a CDS encoding flagellin domain-containing protein translates to MAMVINTNVNSLNSQRFLNKTNDSLATSMERLSSGLRINSAKDDAAGLAISDKMTSQIRGMTVAVRNANDGISMAQTAESGMGAITDTLQRMRDLAVQAANRAAVSGSDRDKLQTEFKQLGLEIKRIIQNTEFNGKKILNGSLAGANFQVGANTTTDNQVSVTVSNLEKVNSLSALFGAAGYSIGSGAASAKVRSAISAIDSAIKKIDTFRSTLGAIQNRFTTTVANLQSSIENQSAARSRILDADFATETSNLSKTQILQQAGTAMLAQANQSGQSVLSLLR, encoded by the coding sequence ATGGCAATGGTAATCAACACAAACGTCAATTCGTTGAACAGTCAACGTTTTTTAAATAAAACCAACGATTCACTGGCGACATCAATGGAGCGTTTGTCTTCGGGTTTGCGGATTAACTCTGCAAAAGACGACGCAGCAGGTTTAGCCATCAGCGATAAAATGACATCGCAAATTCGCGGTATGACCGTAGCAGTGAGAAACGCCAACGACGGCATTTCGATGGCGCAAACAGCTGAATCCGGGATGGGAGCTATTACCGATACATTGCAACGTATGCGTGACCTTGCGGTTCAAGCGGCCAACAGGGCTGCGGTGAGTGGTTCCGACCGGGACAAACTTCAAACCGAATTTAAACAACTGGGCCTTGAGATTAAAAGGATTATTCAGAATACCGAATTTAACGGTAAAAAAATCTTGAACGGCTCATTGGCGGGTGCTAACTTCCAAGTGGGTGCCAATACCACGACAGACAACCAAGTCTCTGTTACTGTTTCTAACTTGGAAAAAGTTAACAGTCTTAGTGCCTTGTTTGGCGCTGCGGGATATTCGATCGGCTCGGGTGCGGCTTCCGCCAAAGTGAGATCGGCAATTTCAGCTATTGATAGTGCGATCAAAAAGATCGATACTTTCAGGTCAACTTTGGGTGCTATTCAAAACAGGTTCACTACTACTGTAGCCAATCTGCAGTCTTCGATAGAAAACCAAAGCGCCGCTAGATCCCGTATCTTGGATGCCGATTTTGCCACAGAGACATCCAATTTGAGCAAAACGCAAATATTGCAACAAGCCGGTACAGCGATGCTGGCTCAGGCTAATCAGTCCGGTCAATCCGTGTTGAGTTTGCTAAGGTAG